From a region of the Gossypium raimondii isolate GPD5lz chromosome 10, ASM2569854v1, whole genome shotgun sequence genome:
- the LOC128034121 gene encoding acyl-CoA-binding domain-containing protein 5-like, with protein sequence MSPEAAMEQYVALVSDKVPGWTKDTSDGGRKLESADQGVVGSVAPDIDSFPDKQAIFMHERNADSNTAPAGGDITESVSLEKQVHCEVRGSLEP encoded by the exons ATGAGTCCAGAGGCGGCTATGGAGCAGTATGTTGCCCTTGTTTCAGATAAAGTTCCGGGGTGGACGAAAGATACTTCCGAT GGAGGGCGGAAATTAGAATCTGCAGACCAAGGCGTTGTTGGTTCTGTGGCTCCTGATATAGATTCATTTCCAGATAAGCAGGCCATTTTTATGCATGAAAG GAATGCAGACTCGAATACTGCTCCAGCAGGTGGTGACATAACTGAGAGCGTAAGCCTTGAGAAGCAG gtACATTGTGAAGTAAGAGGGAGTCTTGAACCTTGA